One Bemisia tabaci chromosome 4, PGI_BMITA_v3 genomic window, AATTGTATATACTTATAATTACATGCTTTAAGGATTTTGGATTTAAACATTTTGTTCCCACGAGAACTCCTGGGAAACCTAGACGGGGCAAtaatttctctaaaatcaactcccaagtttAATAAAAGCTGTAAGAGTCGAAGCCATCACGAAGGACATAACCCGCTTTGGGAGAGGGTTCCCTCTATATTTTGTCCTGAGACAATATCCTCAAGAGACTCCGTGTTGCTATGtaccccagtggcgtggcatgctttgcgatatatcgattgtcctgccatttaaacctatggtaaagaatcgattatcaaggtgttcgcagcgaacgccctgactatcgatccttttccactggtttaaatggcatgacaatcgatacatcgcaaagcacgccacgccactgatctacCCTACAACGTTAAAGTTACTTACTTTGGGAACTTGATACTCAGATTTGCCTTATCATGATTTCCGACCGAAGAGTTGAGCCATTGGTTCAGGAACCCTaatctaatttgctaaaattctCCAAGCAAAAGTGCTCATGGTAAACCGACTGaaataatcgagctacaagccaaaaataagttaaacaaataatatttcaaactgcataggccttgtccacacgagcgcggttcgcggaacttatttcgaggaacttgttcccggaacaagttttcggctgagctaaaacttattcctccaaaacccgaaacttcccccgtactccgagcttctacataCGTTTCTTTTggtgtgaatttgtttgtttttgtttattacgtcctttacatgtcttgacatttatttttgttactttggcggccgtaataatctattattttgcaataattgtatagttttattgaagttccggttccagttcgggcgaactcgtgtggacagcatgcctcgtttcaaggaataaagttccgggaactgagcggTTCGAGGAACAAGTTCCGCGAATTGCGCTCGTGTGTACAGGGCCGTAGGGGTGAGAAATACTAAAACACTTACAGGAAACAAAACGAAACGAACGTTTCGACCGCCAACACTGCGGTCTTCTTCAGTGCAACAGGtggaaaattttacacaaacaaatttaaaaaaaaaatatataaaaaaacaacaaaactaTTAGCAAACTAAGTAAAGCAAAAGTGCTTACTCGGACATTCAGCTATCTGGTGAATGTGaatggaaaataatttaatttgattttgtgCGCAACAATTGCCTACTTGCTTTTTACAGAATCATGCACCGTAGCTGTGTCGCAcggcggatcgagtcaatcagagaggccggacatgaaattttggactcaaactgcaaattttgatgtttatttcggcacattttaaagtttaagagttgcatttagaaaataatttcacgagaaaaccaatgaaggcgtttttaaaacctcaaagaattgtataaacggagttataagcgtttaaagtttccaaattttgtccaacctccccaattgactcgatccactgtgtgtcgttGAGACGaaatcgaagtttttttcctttcttgcaTTACTTACATACTCTGCACCCATGAGGAAACTCGATGCGAAAACTTACCTGTATGCGGATCTACATAGTGGATGTCTTCCATGAGCCGCGGTGGACTCATTTGGATGCCGCCACCGAAATTGTCCCTGTTCAGGTTTGAGATGAATGCATCCAGCCAGTGCGGCGAGTTCGGCGTGTTGAGTCGGGATGGGTATTCGTAAGGTGTTTGTGCTGGCATGTGGTAACGTCTTTCTAACGCGGCTGGATAATTCGGGGTTCGGGTCAGCGGCTCCGGGTCCGGCAAGTTTGTCGGCGCGAAGGATCCTATCATATCAAAGAAATTAAGTACACCAAACGCAATCCAAACACTCTTGATTATGAGACCATTGTGGTGCGAGCCTTCAGACGCGCGCCTATTGTACATATTTGACCCTGATTTTAACTGTATCTCaagcactggggaaaaaaaacacattggatctagagtctagactcttgaaaacattgacaaggaaaaataatcttgattcaatcaaatttaagcttaaatcaaaaggaaatccgctcaaattaagaggcttggttcttgatctaagcaaaaatccgattgaaaatcaagagtattttttcttgtcaatgtttttaagagtcccctggtaaaaattggcgataggagctgcgtttcaaaataccataggagttcttacagccgactaaagaaggttATTGAAAGTCataaagctggctgtagaaagcggagcaaatcatatatccgggctatacgaagctataaaaaagtatacagtcgggctatagttcctatcgccgggctttacactttatcgccattggctataaaaggctataagaaattgtgtagaaattcatgtgctttggaaatcattaagtttgatacggaactaccttaatatttacaaaacacacattgtattttcctttaaaacatattttttttcataaattaaaatgagaattatctatacaaagtgtgcaaacatttcaaaatcatgagttaaaaaacgctaactccgcaagattaaatattagagcctaacataaagcggagcggcgacgcactggcgcctacaaacctaacagagatacttcacgcattgcgcaatgcgtgaagtatccctgttaggtttgtaggcgctaatgcgcgtttcgcgctctctacccgcccgccgcgccgcagcgtgccacggcgtctgaagcaactatttcacaccagaggtattgcacggtatcataagaaattgaagacgctccaacatattaagaatgacatgcatccttcaaaagtacagaacattcctcgcaaaataaatcaagatactacggcacaaaaatagagcggtggtccaaaaactaactaagtcctagtatcgcGTATTTcgtgacgtttagcataaactttatcgtctggctgttgctttgtcgccatcggctataaaaggctaaaagaaattgtacagccggctacagaagctattggaaatcttacagccggcttcaggtctatggtattttggaacacagattctactgcctaTTTGTAccagggtctggactctagatccaatgtgctttttttttccaaggagGGAGTTACATTTTGTAGAAATAATAAATAAGATGCCATGATATCAAGCCAAAGCTTGGtttgatttttgctgaaaacctCGTTTGCATTGGTGTTTACTGAGCTATTCAGTGCAGTATGGAGATCTGATTAGATATGGTGGACTCAGAAAATTCGAACGTCCTTCGGAGGGAGACATCGGAGTGCCAAAGTTGATAGTACCCGAGTttaagaaaagataaaaaagttttcattttcattttttgcaacgttccttttaaaaactttcatgaATATTTCTGCCGAGCAGGACGCTCTTCCTAGTACAAATCAAATATTatagtttttcctcaaaaatacaacaTTTCTCTATGTTGGGTTTGCACACTTACGGCCTTAAGAGCCCCATGTATAAGGCCGAAAACtggggaaccaatcagagaaaGGCACAGATATGACAAGACTCACCATATAAATA contains:
- the LOC109042400 gene encoding uncharacterized protein isoform X1 gives rise to the protein MIGSFAPTNLPDPEPLTRTPNYPAALERRYHMPAQTPYEYPSRLNTPNSPHWLDAFISNLNRDNFGGGIQMSPPRLMEDIHYVDPHTGSSYQRQSWVQTSSSNQPNGWERRGRAVHNPVQGGNSMTLERRPSFNGRSRRHPRPPFLPFNPLPPPPGKYIHVPKLNELNGAT